One window from the genome of Oryza glaberrima chromosome 3, OglaRS2, whole genome shotgun sequence encodes:
- the LOC127765866 gene encoding ABC transporter B family member 19-like → MVRYSDTNAAAAASREVSFSRDNHDQLYVSAARRDPPSFGYDISVASFSGQSRYEDAVGDYDDDDDEIDVRVGKPVGVAGLFKYSTAMDIVLLVLGCVGAMINGGSLPWYSYLFGNFVNKIVNVDKTQMMKDVKQISVYMAFLAAVVVVGAYLEITCWRIIGERSALRMRREYLKAVLRQEIGFFDTEVSTGEVMHSISGDVAQIQEVMGEKMPGFVHHVFTFVFGYVVGFAKSWRIALAVFAVTPAMMACGMAYKAIYGGLTAKEEASYQRAGDVAQQAISSIRTVMSFVMEERLAGEYAEWLDKWAPIGVKMGFAKGAGMGVIYLVTYSQWALALWYGSRLVANGEIKGGDAIACFFGVMVGGRGLALTLSYMAQFAQGTVAAGRVFEVIDRVPEIDAYGAGGRALPAVKGLMEFKDVEFAYPSRPDAMVLYNLNLVIPAAKTLALVGVSGGGKSTMFALIERFYDPTRGSITLDGHDLASLNLRWLRSQIGLVGQEPVLFSTSIIENVMMGKENATRHDAISACAMANVHTFVLALPDGYDTQVGDRGAQLSGGQKQRIALARAIIRDPRILLLDEPTSALDTESEAVVQQSIDRLAAGRTVVVIAHRLATVRNADTIAVLDRGAVVESGRHADLMARRGPYSALVSLASDSGGARPDLAGAAAAYTSFTDESGYDVSVSKSRYGFQTIREEEEKKDSQDAKVRVSEIWRLQRREGPLLILGFLMGIHAGAVFSVFPLLLGQAVEVYFDADTARMKRQVEYLAMAVVGLGVACILTMTGQQGLCGWAGARLTMRVRDRLFRAIMRQEPAWFDEEDNAMGVLVTRLARDAVAFRSMFGDRYAVLLMAVGSAGVGLGICFGLDWRLTLVATACTPLTLGASYLNLLINVGARSDDGAYARASGIAAGAVSNVRTVAALCAQGSVVGTFNRALDGPAAKASRRSQLMGVILGLSQGAMYGAYTATLCAGAHFINNGVSTFGDVSKIFLILVLSSFSVGQLAGLAPDTSGAPAAIAGILTILKRRPAITGDSTKRRITIKDGKPIDVELRKVTFAYPSRPEVTVLSGFSLRVKAGTTVAVVGASGSGKSTVVWLVQRFYDPGDGKVVVGGVDARELDLKWLRGECAMVGQEPALFSGSIRDNIGFGNPKASWAEIEEAAKEANIHKFISALPQGYETQVGESGVQLSGGQKQRIAIARAIVKQARILLLDEASSALDLESERHVQEALRRASRRATAITVAHRLSTVRDADRIAVVSAGRVVEFGGHDALLAGHGDGLYAAMVKAETEAQAFK, encoded by the exons ATGGTGAGGTACAGCGacaccaacgccgccgccgccgcctcccgcgagGTCTCCTTCTCGCGCGACAACCACGACCAGCTCTACGTCTCCGCGGCGCGGCGTGACCCGCCCAGCTTCGGCTACGACATCAGCGTCGCGTCCTTCAGCGGCCAGAGCCGGTACGAGGACGCCGTCGGCGActacgacgatgacgacgacgagatcGACGTGAGGGTCGGGAAGCCCGTCGGCGTCGCGGGGCTTTTCAAGTACTCGACGGCCATGGACATCGTCCTCCTCGTGCTCGGGTGCGTCGGCGCCATGATCAACGGCGGCTCGCTGCCATGGTACTCCTACCTGTTCGGTAACTTCGTCAACAAGATCGTCAACGTCGACAAGACGCAGATGATGAAGGACGTCAAGCAG ATTAGTGTGTACATGGCGTTCCTTGCTGCAGTTGTCGTCGTAGGAGCCTATCTTG AGATCACCTGCTGGAGGATCATCGGCGAGAGGTCGGCGCTGCGGATGCGGCGAGAGTACCTGAAGGCGGTGCTGAGGCAGGAGATCGGATTCTTCGACACGGAGGTGAGCACCGGCGAGGTGATGCACAGCATCTCCGGCGATGTCGCCCAAATCCAAGAAGTCATGGGAGAGAAG ATGCCAGGATTCGTGCACCACGTCTTCACCTTCGTCTTCGGCTACGTGGTCGGCTTCGCCAAATCGTGGAGGATCGCTCTCGCCGTCTTCGCCGTCACGCCTGCCATGATGGCGTGCGGCATGGCCTACAAGGCCATCTATGGCGGCCTCACCGCCAAGGAAGAG GCATCGTACCAGCGTGCCGGCGACGTGGCGCAGCAGGCGATCAGCTCGATCAggacggtgatgtcgttcgtcATGGAGGAGCGGCTCGCCGGCGAGTACGCCGAGTGGCTGGACAAATGGGCGCCGATCGGCGTCAAGATGGGGTTCGCCAAGGGCGCCGGCATGGGGGTGATCTACCTGGTGACCTACTCCCAGTGGGCGCTGGCGCTCTGGTACGGCTCCAGGCTCGTCGCCAACGGCGAGATCAAGGGCGGCGACGCCATCGCCTGCTTCTTCGGCGTCATGGTCGGAGGAAG gggCTTGGCGCTGACGCTGTCGTACATGGCGCAGTTCGCGCAgggcacggtggcggcggggcgggtGTTCGAGGTCATCGACCGGGTGCCGGAGATCGACGCgtacggcgccggcgggcgggcGCTGCCGGCGGTGAAGGGGCTGATGGAGTTCAAGGACGTGGAGTTCGCGTACCCGTCGCGGCCGGACGCCATGGTGCTGTACAACCTCAACCTGGTCATCCCCGCCGCCAAGACGCTGGCGCTCgtcggcgtcagcggcggcggcaagtccACCATGTTCGCGCTCATCGAGCGCTTCTACGACCCGACTCGAG GGTCGATCACGTTGGACGGCCATGACCTCGCGTCGCTGAACCTCCGGTGGCTCCGGTCGCAGATCGGGCTCGTCGGGCAGGAGCCCgtcctcttctccacctccatcATCGAGAACGTCATGATGGGGAAGGAGAACGCCACGCGCCACGACGCCATCTCGGCGTGCGCCATGGCCAACGTCCACACCTTCGTCCTCGCCCTCCCCGACGGCTACGACACTCAG GTTGGGGACCGTGGGGCCCAGCTGTCGGGGGGACAGAAGCAGCGGATCGCGCTGGCGCGCGCCATCATCCGCGACCCGCGTATCCTGCTGCTGGACGAGCCAACCAGCGCGCTGGACACCGAGTCGGAGGCCGTGGTGCAGCAGTCCAtcgaccgcctcgccgccggccgcaccgtcgtcgtcatcgcgcACCGCCTCGCCACCGTCCGCAACGCCGACACCATCGCGGTGCTCGaccgcggcgccgtcgtcgagtCCGGCCGCCACGCCGACCTCATGGCCCGCCGCGGGCCCTACTCCGCGCTGGTCAGCCTCGCCtccgacagcggcggcgccaggCCAGACCTCGCCGGCGCTGCAGCGGCGTACACCAGCTTCACCGACGAGTCGGGGTACGACGTGTCGGTGTCCAAGTCGAGGTACGGCTTCCAGACGATtcgagaagaggaggagaagaaggattCGCAGGACGCCAAGGTGAGGGTCTCCGAGATATGGAGGCTGCAGCGGCGGGAAGGTCCATTGCTGATTTTGGGGTTCTTGATGGGCATACACGCCGGTGCGGTGTTCTCGGTGTTCCCGCTGCTGCTGGGCCAGGCGGTGGAGGTGTACTTCGACGCCGACACGGCGAGGATGAAGCGGCAGGTGGAGTACCTGGCCATGGCGGTGGTCGGCCTCGGCGTGGCCTGCATCCTGACCATGACGGGGCAGCAGGGGCTGTGCGGCTGGGCGGGCGCCCGGCTCACCATGCGCGTCCGGGACCGCCTCTTCCGCGCCATCATGCGGCAGGAGCCCGCGTGGTTCGATGAGGAGGACAACGCGATGGGCGTCCTGGTGACGCGGCTCGCGCGGGACGCCGTCGCGTTCCGCTCCATGTTCGGCGACCGCTACGCCGTGCTGCTCATGGCCGTCGGCTCGGCCGGCGTGGGGCTCGGCATTTGCTTCGGGCTGGACTGGCGGCTCACGCTGGTGGCCACGGCGTGCACGCCGCTGACGCTCGGCGCCAGCTACCTCAACCTGCTCATCAACGTGGGCGCCAGGTCCGACGACGGCGCGTACGCCCGCGCCAGcggcatcgccgccggcgccgtgtcGAACGTGCGCACCGTCGCGGCGCTCTGCGCCCAGGGCAGCGTCGTCGGCACGTTCAACCGCGCGCTGGACGGGCCGGCGGCCAAGGCCAGCCGGAGATCGCAGCTCATGGGCGTCATCCTCGGGCTCTCCCAGGGCGCCATGTACGGCGCCTACACGGCGACGCTCTGCGCCGGCGCCCACTTCATCAACAATGGCGTGTCCACCTTCGGCGACGTGTCCAAGATCTTCCTCATCCTCGTCCTCAGCTCCTTCTCCGTCGGCcagctcgccggcctcgccccTGACACCTCCGGCGCCccggcggccatcgccggcaTACTAACCATCCTCAAGCGACGTCCGGCGATCACCGGAGACTCCACCAAGCGAAGGATCACGATCAAGGACGGGAAGCCCATCGACGTGGAGCTCCGGAAGGTGACGTTCGCGTACCCGTCGCGGCCGGAGGTGACGGTGCTGAGCGGCTTCTCGCTGCGGGTGAAGGCCGgcacgacggtggcggtggtcgGCGCGAGCGGGAGCGGGAAGTCGACGGTGGTGTGGCTGGTGCAGCGGTTCTACGACCCGGGCGACGGGAaggtggtggtcggcggcgtGGACGCGCGGGAGCTTGACCTCAAGTGGCTCCGCGGCGAGTGCGCCATGGTGGGCCAGGAGCCGGCCCTCTTCAGCGGGTCCATCCGAGACAACATCGGGTTCGGCAACCCAAAGGCCTCGTGGGCCGAAATCGAGGAGGCCGCCAAGGAGGCCAACATCCACAAGTTCATCTCCGCCCTCCCCCAAGGCTACGAAACCCAG GTTGGGGAGAGTGGGGTGCAGTTGTCAGGTGGGCAGAAGCAGAGGATCGCGATCGCGCGGGCGATCGTGAAGCAGGCGAGGATACTGCTGCTGGACGAGGCGAGCAGCGCGCTGGACCTGGAGTCCGAGCGGCACGTGCAGGAGGCCCTGAGGAGGGCCTCGCGGCGCGCCACGGCGATCACCGTGGCGCACCGCCTCTCCACCGTGCGCGACGCCGACCGCATCGCCGTCGTCAGCGCCGGCAGGGTCGTCGAGTTCGGCGGCCACgacgccctcctcgccggccacggcgacggccTCTACGCTGCCATGGTGAAGGCGGAGACGGAGGCACAAGcgttcaagtaa